One Oncorhynchus clarkii lewisi isolate Uvic-CL-2024 chromosome 28, UVic_Ocla_1.0, whole genome shotgun sequence genomic region harbors:
- the LOC139387142 gene encoding regulator of G-protein signaling 21-like: protein MLILVTSPSRELHPLNIDMEDNRRKQTKGCDLRSRLQRRSSHAPNTERLSTEEIILWSQSLERLLTSKYGMATFQAFLKSEFSDENIEFWLICEDYKKIKSSFRLSSRAKKIYKTYIEAEAPKEINIDHKTRDLIGQNVKTPSTVCFDEAQRIVYSLMEKDSYPRFLRSNIYRTLLDSASDYTKM from the exons ATGCTTATCTTAGTCACATCACCATCAAGGGAACTGCATCCACTCAACATTGACATGGAGGACAACAGAAGAAAGCAGACAAA GGGATGCGACTTGAGGTCCCGACTACAACGCAGATCTTCCCATGCCCCTAACACTGAACG ACTTAGTACTGAGGAAATTATCCTGTGGTCCCAGTCTTTGGAGAGACTTCTCACATCAAAAT ATGGCATGGCAACATTTCAGGCCTTTCTGAAATCAGAGTTCAGCGATGAGAACATTGAATTCTGGCTGATCTGTGAAGACTACAAGAAGATTAAGTCCTCCTTCAGGCTGTCCTCCAGGGCCAAGAAGATCTACAAGACATACATTGAAGCTGAGGCTCCGAAAGAG ATCAACATTGACCACAAGACCAGAGATCTCATCGGGCAGAATGTGAAGACGCCCTCCACAGTTTGCTTCGACGAGGCCCAGAGGATTGTGTACAGCCTGATGGAGAAAGACTCCTACCCCAGGTTCCTCAGATCCAACATCTACAGGACCCTATTGGACTCCGCATCAGACTACACGAAGATGTGA